The genomic stretch gttccGACAGAACTGGTATCtgtgtaaacaattaattaccattccgcattttaattaattcatggtttaattaatttggtaattactaaaaacggaatttcaattatctataaaacactttattaaatatatatatatagtggtgaaatacaatatatttttttaaacaagttttacatttttgtaacaagagtctacaaaactaatttcacaaccaAAAAGTTTagttttgtaactaacatttacataaatatttataaatatatttaacatgattgttacaaaaatttataaaattaagttgTGATTTTAGTACATGTTTGTAacaaaatttataaaactaaGTTTCTTACTAAAAGACactattttattttgtaactaatatatacaaaaatgttaGATTGCATAAAACAAGTAACaaatattagaaaaaatatataactactaGTATAGAAatagataatatttattaaaaatattataatttatgcAAGCATAAAAAAttgtttaatattaataatacattcattttaaatatataaaaataaaaataaaaattgaaaaaaaactgattgaatattattatatcaCATCAATATAATTATATTACATTAATTAATGATGTATCTTTTTTACGAGTACAAGACAAAATAAAAGTTCATCatgacataaaaaaaaaaagttcttcATTACTTATTAGAGACCAAACTTATACATTAGTAAGTTATAttcttgttttatttctttttacTATTCTCCgttattttttgttgttgaagaaactgtatatttgtaattatttgtATTCATcgtatatttcaaattttttgcaGCGTAACTAAGAGAGCCATTCCATTTAGGGCGAGACAGAATGGGCGGGCACGAGCGGTCTGGTGTCCGAGCCAATTGGTCAGACGACTACTTCACTTATTAGATTAGTATTAGCCGCCTATCCCGAAATGAAATGGGATGGAATAGAAAGAACGCGAAGCGCTAGCGCTATAGGATTggttttttttggggggggggggataaGCTTGCTTCTTCACAAGCTGCTTATCCCCCCCCGACCGGCAGCTGCTGGGTCTCCCCATCTCTCCTAAACTTCCCCCGGTCTTCGGCCCGAGCTGTATGAGTTCaaattttttgtaaatatatagTGTTTTATGTAATTAATCCTAAAAATAAAGAGTTAAAAACATAATTAATGTTAAACTTGGGTGGTAATAAAGAATAACCCATTCGTTCATTATAGTTATTAATTCCTAGATTTCACTTATATAGTTCTATTGCTATCATGGTCACTTCTATAGTTATAATGCTATGATGTATAATAATTGTTCTAGATTTGACTCTATACAAATGTTTGCGATTTTCAATCATTTTTATGTGAGTACGTGAAGATAACTCATTGAAGCATAATCACAATATCATCATCTCATTTTTATATGAGTACATGACGATAACTTATTCTCGTCTGCAAGTGTGAAGAGAATTTAACAAAAGTTTTCCTTTGCATAATTTTATATTGTTATAGTACACAAATGTCTTTGTCAATCAATAGTATTAAATAACCAGTACAAGCAGTTTGTCAAAGTTAAACTATCGATGTGGTTCATGCAAAGAACCACAATATTCAAAACTTGGTCATTCACATGACAAATCTTGGTCAATTCCATGATGAACGATAGATAAATGCATCACAGAGAAAATTTACTACCACTATAGTATGGTATAATATAAGCTTAATACTGTAGCAGTATTAATGTTTAGGTTGCGGTAGTTAAGAATTATGAATGAGGAACTCAATGGATTGAGACTTGGATGAGTACCacaagttacaaaaaaaaaaaaaaaacacatactcATTATTGCTTTCATTTCATTTGATCTTAGTAACAAATCTCATCATCTGAACCAACCCTATTTTGTTAGTTTGAATTTCCTCACTATATCAAAGGTTCATCAAGTATTTTCCATTATATTTTGATTGGCTCAACTCAAAGTATCTATTGACCTCTTGAAATCACATATGCAAGCTAGAAAAATGAAAGAATGACAAAAgggtataataataatttatgtaTATACTCATCTGCAGCTTATTACCCAGCAGTACTTCAATTCATTCTTTGGTAAAGCTTAGCCTTGAAAGAACCGCAGCTGCTTGGTCACCACCCAACAAGAAATAAGGATGCCTCAAAGCCGCAGAAGCCGATAACCGTCCTCTTTTAAGGGGTCCCCCCCTTTCTGAAATTAGCTTTGTTGCTAGATCCCAACCTCTACCCGAATCAAGATCAAGAATTGTTAAGTCAGGCAATCGCCGCGTGTATTCTCTCCATTGGATCAAATCATAGTTGAATGTTTTTAGCTCTGAATTGAAATTCTTTAAGCCAGCAGCAGACCTTAATGTTGGTACTGCCATTTGCATGAGTACAATTCCAGCAGAGTACATATCAAACAGATCAGGACTATTCAGCTGCAAAAGTATGAAAGCAAACTCTACTGATCACTCCAAAGAAAAAGATTCATTCAACTAAATCTTATGTAATAACAACTCAGTTTAACTGTAACAAATTGCAATACCTgccaaagaaaaggagaaagtAAGGCTGCAATTGGTTCAGGAGGAGGACTTGGTGTCTCCTCTGGCATGACATATAACTCAGGAGGACAATAATCAGGATCAAGCAGGCCACGGTCAGGTACATAGTTTTTGCCTATCCTAAGGTCTGTTGCTGCACCAAAATCTATGAGCTTGATCTGTCCTCGTTTCGTTACCACTAAGTTAGCTGGCTTAACATCGCGATGAACAATGCCCGTGTCATGGATTTTCTTTAGCGAAGTTATAATCTGGCGCATGATTTGCTTGATTATCAATGCACTACGTTTTACTGAGTCCACTCCTTGCAAAACTTGTCCAAACATGACAGACTCTATGTTGAATGGAAAGTTTCTCTCTTTCATATAATCCGCAAGACTTTGATCCCCCTGGTAGGTACATAGGTATTGGTTTTCATTTAGTCTTGAAAAAAATAACTTGTGCAACATTTTATAACTTTACAGAATGTATAGAAAATTTCTCCATGGAGCCATGGAGAAAGTGAAAGTAATCACCTACCTAGGCCTAGCTAGACTCTCCAGAAAAGCATACATATACTTGGTTGATTTCCAAATTGGTATATAAAAGGAAGAATGTACCTCAAATTTCCAAACAAGCCATTTCCCACCCTTTGTAAACTGGGAATTGGTTTTGTCAGACACAAAACTGCCAAGAAACTTAGCACATGTTTCAGGAGCTGCTCTTGACAGTCTATAGTTAAACCATTCTTCAAAATCAGCACACTCTTCTGCCCCTTTGACTCCAACTTTGACCTGCACATTCCCACTAATAAGAAATACACAAAACAGAATAAAACTTAACTAATCATACATTGATAACAAAACAAATCGCAATCTATACTTGGGTGTGATAAATACAAACACTAAATGAACTCCAAAATCTCAACATTATACAATAGCCATAGTATGCAAGAAATTCCAGTATTTGGACAATGTCAATAATGATGTATAATTTCAAACAGTCAAAAATTTCAACTATATTACAATTAAGAAATCAGGGGCAGAATTGTTTGAATGACTATCAATTAAAAGCATCTAATTAAGCCCTCAAAATCCATTTAAAGATTGAAATTAACTATGGAAAATAGATTACCATTTTGAGAATGACTTTTTCCTTGAACCTGCTATCCAACTTCTTTGTTTTGGCTTTTCCTCTCTTCTCTTCAAGAGTCACATTCTTAGGAACAACAGCACCAGAATAAACAACCCCAAAGGACCCTTCACCCAACTTCTCACCCACAACAAAATCAGCCCTCTTCAAGTTTCTCCTTCCAATCAAACTATTGAAACCCAGTTGCAGAGGAGCAAGAAGGTAAAAATCAATGGCACCCAGAAGTACACCAGGCCTTGCAGTTAAGTATATCCAAGTGAGCCCAGCAAAAACCACAAAACCCCACTTCTGAGTCTCGGACAAGTCCTCTGTAATCCTCTCGAATTGCAAGTACCCAGAACGGAAGAGAGAGATTTGGTCCAAATGGAGAACCTCCTGCAAATGTTGAGGGATATCTCCAAAGAATGCATGGCACCTTACGGTTGAGTTGTTGTGATTATTCTTGACGAAACTGAGACGGTTTGTGTTTGGGAAGAAGCAAAAGTTGTGAATGGCGGGTGGTCTTAGAGTTAGAGAAGAGGTGCAAATGGGATTTGGGTTATTATGTTTGAGTGTGCTTGCGCTTGGAGATGGTAGGCTCATGGCCATGGGTGGTTGCTGGTGCAGTGACCTTTAAAATGGTGATCACTAGTACTTTGCGCATGGCAAAGTTCTGTGCTTTGAGTAGTAAGTAACTAGAAAGATAAGGGTAAACAAAAGGTCCGCATGTAACGTAAAAAAAAGTGTGGACGACGTTATTTACTAAATCATTTACTTCAATTAGGATGAGGACTTCTAATTTTAGTTTTCTATTTTCCCAGTAAAGAAAAACACCAAAGCACTTTAACTTAAAGTGAGTTGTGAGTACTATTAGGCCCAGCTAACCAATGTAAATAACAAGGTTAGTCCCCtgaatttttaaatattaaaatttacatgtaatttatttttatataaattctCACCATTAGGAGTCggtaatttttttttgtagttttaatTGTAGTTTTTTATTTCATTTGGTACTCATTTTTATATTTACAGTACTATGtttttatacaattttttttttgcaaatatatattttatctagttactaaaattatttaagataagtttacataaatatgtaaaaaaataaatataatttttgtatatatggaggaaaaaataattatacaaattatgattagttttggaaaaaaaaaatttatatatgacaattccataaaaaaatttaaaaatttcctATAAACATAATTACATAAAACTCTTTCTCCATCTCTCCTCTTCTCCCTCACACTATCTCTCCCTCTTTTCTCATTTCTTCCTCTCTCCTCCCCCATTAGGTTCCACCCTCTTAGCCCTCCACCGGAGACGCCACCTCCACCCCAACCGGTGACACTTTTTCGCCCTCGCCCCTGACAGTGATGCTAGGGGTGTTAATCAAACTGCCCACATCGCACAAACCGCCCACATTGCATCACATCCGCAATTTGTGGTTTGAAACCCATTATGGTGCGATTGcagtttgtatttttgccaaaccaCACAGTATGGTGTGATTTGcggtttttaattttataaatacagTTCAAACTGTACCGCACCGCACCACATCATTAtatgtattaattttttatatgtttttttttaattttattatatttaaacttAATACATATTTAtagtataatatacacaatatctagaaaaattATTATGTTTCGTAGGATGTAACACGTATTCTACTTTAACCTAGAAATATTCTTCCTTATTTTAAATCTTTACTTCTATATCacatttttatttgttattagtacgtttttttttattgttttgctaaaagtttattaatttgttgtatatttattgttttgttaaacAATTTTTAGTTATGACCTTTATTATGAAtcattattaattataatatttaattattaaattatttgttaaaaaacttattcaaaaaaatatgataaacaaaaataatattaccaaaatatggagaaaaaaatctcataaaaatgttaaaaaaaaccTATAAAAAATGCACAAAGTTGAAAACTCCATATTTATCAAACTTaatgagaaaaaatatattttatgtaatttcctcattatttaattttttccctcgtgaagaaaaaaaaagtataggTTTGCTATTGGGTTAATACTAATCTAATAACAGTATGATCAATTGGCTCCAacttcaaatttaaaataaaatatcaagtgcataaataaaaaatttaaggaAGTGAAAAAACTTGAAACCTAAACTCTGTCTATGCTTTATTTTTCTATCTCATTGGCTCttatttcctcttcttttttctttttttgctaAGTAATCTCACATCAATTTATACAACTTTGGCCCCTCGATTGAGTTTACGTTGtgttgatgtcgtttttcgtcaaaTTAATTATGTAGAGAAATAAGCAAcgatttataaaaaataaaaatcggAGATTTTAATGTGGTTTAGTAGTTAAAATCTACATatgtccacgagtcactgttattatgaacactctcccaaagcttcggatgaaagcaatttggcagaatCTCTTCTCAGTCCAAATTTGTGCGTAAATACATATGACAAAGTCcaagctatttatagacctggttgtaggaatatcttccccccaattcggggaagttacaatcaaatgtttaatttcaaataaatatccccatTAATAATACAATTCAAATGCATTAATTAAATAACgatcccataaaaatagggatCTGTTACACGGTGTTGACCAATCCCTaggaaatagggatttcctaacagctttCTCGTGTGATAAACGTGTGATCGAGCTCGATTGTTGCCTTAACGAGCTTTCAAGACCAACCGAACTTCGAGCTCACCATTCCAGCTGTTGCCTCCTCATTTTTCACCAAACCGATCGAACTCACTCCTCAAAGAAGGATGATATGTTCGAGcttgcaactcatgctcgaacgCTGATAGAAAATCTGGAACCATTTgttaatttatacaagtgtatTGCTAACACTTGTTATTCTCGAGCTTACTCTTTACcaacctacatttcgaggctatttatttaaTCTCAAGATTTGGgagtaacattttgccccctcaaaagtgttggtttgaatcctttgagaatgaaacttttgaacttcactttaaAAAACGCATCCACCTActacactcgagtatggacacgtgtcATTAGGGGATTGCATAccaagagtactcgagtactctatTCTCTTCGCACGTCCCTTCCTATCCCCTTTTTGCCGCCAATTTTTTGAAATCGAACGTGGTCCCTCGGATTACGTTTTAACCCAAATCAAGAGCTCAGATTCCCCTTTGAGCACCATATTTTTTCCTATTTAAATCCATTTGCCATCTTCTACCTCTtcacttttctttttattttatagaAAAGAAAAAACGAACCAGAGCTCTCacctctttgcatgttctccaagccaaagAAGCAATGCGATCTCAGCACCTTCGGCTTTGTGGGATCATTTCTGCTTCCCATTGTCCAGTCTACAATCTCTACATTCCCAAGATCAACCTTGTGTAGTAAGTTCACTGGACTTTACTACTCACTtcttgtacgtttttttttcttttgtgctTTTGTACGTATGAAAACCACTCTGGTTCTTACCACATTCTTGAAATTTTCTTTGCAAGAGGTAGTTTTTTTCATTTGTGTAGATTTGTAGTGATCAAAAATATGTTTAGGCAAAAGGTTTGGTGAAAGCAGATAAAAATGAAACATTTTTTTAGGTTATGGGGTAATAGGTTATAGGTTTCGTGTAGCCTAAGAAAAATGGCTTTGGATTATGGTTTTAACACATGTATCCCGATAATCTCCTTTTTGAGTAACTACCCATTTTTTCCTAGAAATTTGGGATACCCCAAACTAAAAGTAACTGCCCCACTCTCGCGTGGGTCCATTCTCAATGCCCCGAACTTTTAATAGCTTGGTTTTTGCATTTGAGTTAAACTTGCTATTTCGAGCCTTCGGGCTGGATTAATGCGATAtcgttatctcgagcttgcaAACTCTAGTTATCGAGCCTTAATTCTTTCCACTTTTTAaataatgggccctcacctttttctttcttgttagatgttgcAGTC from Humulus lupulus chromosome 5, drHumLupu1.1, whole genome shotgun sequence encodes the following:
- the LOC133834505 gene encoding serine/threonine-protein kinase STN8, chloroplastic codes for the protein MAMSLPSPSASTLKHNNPNPICTSSLTLRPPAIHNFCFFPNTNRLSFVKNNHNNSTVRCHAFFGDIPQHLQEVLHLDQISLFRSGYLQFERITEDLSETQKWGFVVFAGLTWIYLTARPGVLLGAIDFYLLAPLQLGFNSLIGRRNLKRADFVVGEKLGEGSFGVVYSGAVVPKNVTLEEKRGKAKTKKLDSRFKEKVILKMVKVGVKGAEECADFEEWFNYRLSRAAPETCAKFLGSFVSDKTNSQFTKGGKWLVWKFEGDQSLADYMKERNFPFNIESVMFGQVLQGVDSVKRSALIIKQIMRQIITSLKKIHDTGIVHRDVKPANLVVTKRGQIKLIDFGAATDLRIGKNYVPDRGLLDPDYCPPELYVMPEETPSPPPEPIAALLSPFLWQLNSPDLFDMYSAGIVLMQMAVPTLRSAAGLKNFNSELKTFNYDLIQWREYTRRLPDLTILDLDSGRGWDLATKLISERGGPLKRGRLSASAALRHPYFLLGGDQAAAVLSRLSFTKE